In Burkholderia savannae, one genomic interval encodes:
- the recX gene encoding recombination regulator RecX, with protein MRKNREGADSRQAGHGARTVSADEPRVEREARTTVSSEGRPVGRPAARASDDALVSFGRTVALESDDSFDPYESFDAHDAARRRSSASVVGANDDVSGGGRAGGLRTEGRSRASSAFSSVKERGETAGDVYTRTSQAGPRSRRRAPPFHSDSSAPASGGAERSPASQRPARTLKGRAIAYLSRREYSRAELARKLALHAEESDDIESLLDALERENWLSDSRFAESLVHRRASRVGSARIVGELKRHAVGDALVEAVGTRLRESEFERAQSVWRKKFGTVPQTPAERAKQARFLAMRGFSSATIAKLLKGDVDEFGGD; from the coding sequence ATGCGCAAGAACCGGGAGGGCGCGGATTCGCGGCAGGCAGGGCACGGTGCGCGGACGGTGTCCGCCGACGAGCCCCGCGTCGAACGCGAAGCGCGCACGACGGTTTCGAGCGAAGGGCGGCCGGTCGGCCGCCCGGCAGCGAGGGCATCCGATGATGCCCTCGTTTCGTTTGGGCGAACGGTTGCGCTGGAATCGGACGATTCCTTCGATCCGTACGAATCGTTCGATGCTCACGACGCTGCGCGGCGGCGTTCGTCGGCAAGCGTCGTCGGTGCGAACGACGATGTGTCCGGCGGCGGTCGGGCAGGCGGCTTGCGTACCGAAGGCCGCTCGCGGGCGTCGTCAGCGTTTTCGTCCGTGAAGGAGCGGGGGGAGACGGCGGGCGACGTCTATACGCGAACGAGTCAGGCCGGGCCCCGGTCGCGTCGGCGCGCGCCGCCTTTTCATTCCGATTCGTCCGCGCCCGCGTCCGGGGGCGCCGAGCGCTCGCCGGCATCGCAGCGTCCCGCGCGCACGCTTAAAGGGCGAGCGATTGCCTATCTGTCGCGCCGCGAATACAGCCGCGCGGAGCTTGCACGCAAGCTCGCGCTGCACGCCGAAGAAAGTGACGATATCGAGTCGTTGCTCGATGCGCTCGAGCGGGAAAACTGGCTGTCCGACTCGCGGTTCGCCGAAAGCCTCGTGCATCGGCGCGCGTCGCGCGTCGGTTCGGCGCGCATCGTCGGCGAGTTGAAGCGTCATGCGGTCGGCGACGCGCTCGTCGAGGCCGTCGGCACTCGATTGCGCGAGAGTGAATTCGAGCGCGCTCAGTCGGTTTGGCGCAAGAAGTTCGGCACTGTGCCGCAAACACCTGCCGAGCGCGCGAAGCAGGCGCGCTTTCTTGCGATGCGCGGTTTTTCGAGCGCGACGATCGCCAAGTTACTGAAAGGCGACGTCGACGAATTCGGCGGCGATTGA
- a CDS encoding TerC family protein: MFEFFASLHWGAVAQIVVIDILLGGDNAVVIALACRNLPAQQRVRGVLWGTAGAIVLRVVLIAFAVLLLDVPLLKFAGGVLLLWIGVRLMAPADDAHDSIKPADRLWDAVKTIVIADAVMSLDNVIAIAGAAEQADPGHRIALVIFGLLVSIPIIVWGSTLVLKLLDRFPIFITLGAALLGWIAGGLMVNDPAGDRWPLLDTPAAIYGASVAGALFVVIAGYALKKRRAASGAAGSR, translated from the coding sequence ATGTTCGAATTCTTCGCCTCGCTCCATTGGGGCGCCGTCGCGCAAATCGTCGTCATCGACATCCTGCTCGGCGGCGACAACGCGGTCGTGATCGCGCTCGCCTGCCGCAACCTGCCCGCGCAACAGCGCGTGCGCGGCGTGCTGTGGGGGACGGCGGGCGCGATCGTGCTGCGCGTGGTGCTGATCGCGTTCGCGGTGCTGCTGCTCGACGTGCCGCTCCTGAAGTTCGCGGGCGGCGTGCTGCTGCTGTGGATCGGCGTGCGGCTGATGGCGCCCGCCGACGACGCGCACGACAGCATCAAGCCCGCCGACAGGCTGTGGGACGCGGTGAAGACAATCGTGATCGCCGACGCGGTGATGAGCCTCGACAACGTGATCGCGATCGCCGGCGCGGCCGAACAGGCGGACCCGGGCCACCGGATCGCGCTCGTGATCTTCGGCCTGCTCGTGAGCATTCCGATCATCGTCTGGGGCAGCACGCTCGTCCTCAAGCTGCTCGATCGGTTCCCGATCTTCATCACGCTCGGCGCGGCGCTGCTCGGCTGGATCGCCGGCGGCCTGATGGTCAACGATCCGGCGGGCGACCGCTGGCCGCTCCTCGACACGCCCGCCGCGATCTACGGCGCGAGCGTCGCGGGCGCGCTCTTCGTCGTGATCGCCGGCTACGCGCTGAAGAAGCGGCGCGCGGCATCGGGCGCGGCGGGCTCCCGCTGA
- the sucC gene encoding ADP-forming succinate--CoA ligase subunit beta, whose protein sequence is MKIHEYQGKEILRKFGVAVPRGKPAFSVDEAVKVAEELGGPVWVVKAQIHAGGRGKGGGVKVAKSLEQVREYANQILGMQLKTHQTGPEGQKVNRLLIEEGADIKKELYVGIVIDRVSQKVVVMASSEGGMDIEEVAEKTPEAIHKVAVEPSLGLQDAEADDLAKKIGVPDASLAQAREILKGLYKSFWETDASLAEINPLVLTGDGKVIALDAKFNFDSNALFRHPEIVAYRDLDEEDPAEIEASKFDLAYISLDGNIGCLVNGAGLAMATMDTIKLFGGEPANFLDVGGGATTEKVTEAFKLMLKNPGLKAILVNIFGGIMRCDVIAEGVIAGSKAVNLNVPLVVRMKGTNEDLGKKMLAESGLPIISADSMEEAAQKVVAAAAGK, encoded by the coding sequence ATGAAGATTCACGAGTACCAGGGTAAGGAAATCCTGCGGAAATTCGGAGTCGCGGTACCGCGCGGCAAGCCGGCGTTCTCGGTGGACGAGGCCGTCAAGGTGGCGGAAGAGCTGGGCGGCCCGGTCTGGGTCGTCAAGGCCCAGATTCATGCGGGCGGCCGCGGCAAGGGCGGCGGCGTGAAGGTCGCGAAGTCGCTCGAGCAAGTGCGCGAGTACGCGAACCAGATCCTCGGCATGCAGCTGAAGACGCACCAGACCGGTCCGGAAGGCCAGAAGGTCAACCGTCTGCTGATCGAAGAAGGCGCGGACATCAAGAAGGAACTGTATGTCGGCATCGTGATTGACCGCGTGTCGCAGAAGGTCGTCGTGATGGCGTCGAGCGAAGGCGGCATGGACATCGAGGAAGTCGCGGAAAAGACGCCGGAAGCGATCCACAAGGTCGCCGTCGAGCCGTCGCTGGGCCTGCAGGACGCCGAAGCCGACGATCTCGCGAAGAAGATCGGCGTGCCGGACGCGTCGCTTGCGCAAGCGCGCGAAATCCTGAAGGGCCTGTACAAGTCGTTCTGGGAAACGGACGCGTCGCTCGCCGAAATCAACCCGCTCGTGCTGACGGGCGACGGCAAGGTGATCGCGCTCGACGCGAAGTTCAACTTCGATTCGAACGCGCTGTTCCGTCATCCGGAAATCGTCGCGTACCGCGATCTGGACGAGGAAGATCCGGCTGAAATCGAGGCGTCGAAGTTCGATCTCGCGTACATCTCGCTCGACGGCAACATCGGCTGCCTCGTGAACGGCGCGGGCCTCGCGATGGCGACGATGGACACGATCAAGCTGTTCGGCGGCGAGCCGGCTAACTTCCTCGACGTGGGCGGCGGCGCGACGACCGAGAAGGTCACCGAAGCGTTCAAGCTGATGCTGAAGAACCCGGGCCTGAAGGCGATCCTCGTGAACATTTTCGGCGGCATCATGCGCTGCGACGTGATCGCGGAAGGCGTGATCGCGGGCTCGAAGGCCGTGAACCTGAACGTGCCGCTCGTCGTGCGCATGAAGGGCACGAACGAAGACCTCGGCAAGAAGATGCTCGCGGAATCCGGCCTGCCGATCATCTCGGCGGACAGCATGGAAGAAGCGGCGCAGAAGGTCGTCGCCGCGGCTGCGGGCAAGTAA
- a CDS encoding DUF2889 domain-containing protein: MPLSEPVSRQLRHRRAIRAEAYERADGLWDIEACLTDHKPRDVAPASGARPNGLPIHELWLRVTIDRELNIVDVDASSDWVPYPGQCESAQSAYRVLIGLNLFRHFRRDVSRLLSGVAGCSHLTELCAVLPTAAIQAFAGDVWDVREQLGGQTDGRGQPAAEPPFQLGRCHALRFDGEAVRQFYPRWYGTSRPAREGLDGAKE; encoded by the coding sequence ATGCCGCTATCCGAGCCCGTATCCCGTCAGTTGCGCCATCGCCGCGCAATTCGAGCGGAAGCCTACGAGCGTGCCGACGGCTTGTGGGACATCGAAGCCTGCCTGACCGATCACAAGCCGCGCGACGTCGCGCCCGCGTCTGGCGCCAGGCCGAACGGCCTGCCGATTCACGAGCTCTGGCTGCGCGTCACGATCGATCGCGAACTCAATATCGTCGACGTCGACGCGTCGTCCGACTGGGTACCCTATCCCGGTCAATGCGAATCCGCCCAATCCGCCTACCGCGTCCTCATCGGGCTCAACCTCTTCCGCCATTTCCGTCGCGACGTCTCCCGGCTGCTGTCGGGCGTCGCCGGCTGCTCGCACCTGACCGAGCTGTGCGCGGTGTTGCCGACGGCCGCGATCCAGGCGTTCGCGGGCGACGTATGGGACGTGCGCGAGCAATTGGGCGGCCAGACGGACGGGCGAGGCCAGCCGGCCGCGGAGCCGCCGTTCCAGCTCGGCCGTTGTCACGCGCTGCGGTTCGACGGAGAAGCGGTTCGGCAGTTCTATCCGCGTTGGTACGGCACGAGCCGCCCCGCGCGCGAGGGCTTGGACGGTGCGAAGGAATGA
- the sucD gene encoding succinate--CoA ligase subunit alpha, whose protein sequence is MSILINKDTKVITQGITGKTGQFHTRACREYANGREAFVAGVNPKKAGEDFEGIPIYASVKEAKEETGATVSVIYVPPAGAAAAIWEAVEADLDLAICITEGIPVRDMIEVKDRMRREGRKTLLLGPNCPGTITPDELKIGIMPGHIHRKGRIGVVSRSGTLTYEAVAQLTALGLGQSSAVGIGGDPINGLKHIDVMKMFNDDPDTDAVVMIGEIGGPDEANAAQWIKDNMKKPVVGFIAGVTAPPGKRMGHAGALISGGADTAEAKLEIMEACGITVTRNPSEMGRLLKAAL, encoded by the coding sequence ATGTCGATTCTGATCAACAAAGACACGAAGGTCATCACGCAGGGCATCACCGGCAAGACCGGCCAGTTCCACACGCGCGCCTGCCGTGAATACGCAAACGGCCGCGAAGCGTTCGTCGCGGGCGTGAACCCGAAGAAGGCCGGCGAGGATTTCGAAGGCATTCCGATCTACGCGAGCGTCAAGGAAGCGAAGGAAGAAACCGGCGCGACCGTGTCGGTCATTTACGTTCCGCCGGCGGGCGCCGCGGCTGCGATCTGGGAAGCGGTCGAAGCCGATCTCGATCTCGCGATCTGCATCACGGAAGGCATCCCCGTGCGCGACATGATCGAAGTGAAGGACCGCATGCGCCGCGAAGGCCGCAAGACGCTGCTGCTCGGGCCGAACTGCCCGGGCACGATCACGCCGGACGAACTGAAGATCGGCATCATGCCGGGTCACATCCACCGCAAGGGCCGCATCGGCGTCGTGTCGCGTTCGGGCACGCTGACGTATGAAGCCGTGGCGCAGCTCACCGCGCTCGGCCTCGGCCAGTCGTCGGCGGTCGGTATCGGCGGCGATCCGATCAACGGCCTGAAGCACATCGACGTGATGAAGATGTTCAACGACGATCCGGATACGGACGCGGTCGTGATGATCGGCGAAATCGGCGGTCCGGACGAAGCGAACGCCGCGCAGTGGATCAAGGACAACATGAAGAAGCCGGTCGTCGGCTTCATCGCGGGCGTCACGGCGCCTCCGGGCAAGCGCATGGGCCACGCCGGCGCGCTGATCTCGGGCGGCGCGGATACGGCCGAAGCGAAGCTGGAAATCATGGAAGCGTGCGGCATCACGGTTACGCGCAATCCGTCGGAGATGGGCCGCCTGCTGAAGGCAGCGCTGTAA
- a CDS encoding TonB family protein encodes MKTKTTYLTLPLAASLLAGCAAFAPRDAAKLECTMPVAVYPDSAKPLERRATVLVRAMITASGNAENVAVTTSSRNAAADRAAVDAMSKVECTQTPARGGERYPFTLTRPFVFEPAAKTAR; translated from the coding sequence ATGAAGACCAAGACGACGTACCTGACGCTTCCTCTTGCCGCATCGCTGCTCGCCGGCTGCGCGGCGTTCGCGCCGCGCGATGCGGCGAAGCTCGAATGCACGATGCCCGTCGCGGTGTATCCGGACAGCGCGAAGCCGCTCGAGCGCCGGGCGACCGTGCTCGTGCGCGCGATGATCACGGCATCGGGCAATGCGGAGAACGTCGCGGTGACGACGAGCAGCCGGAACGCGGCGGCGGATCGCGCGGCCGTCGACGCGATGTCGAAGGTCGAATGCACGCAGACGCCCGCGCGCGGCGGCGAACGGTATCCGTTTACGCTGACGCGGCCGTTCGTCTTCGAGCCGGCGGCGAAGACGGCTCGGTGA
- a CDS encoding DUF2501 domain-containing protein, with protein MKTRTHRIAAAGILVASIVSLPTAHAQLGDLLKQGGDAGNGAGGIAGALGNLGGAGGAASAGSLLTPGSTGNVAGLLQFCIKNNYLGDGGASSVKDALMGKLGGGVTSDSSYASGANGILDAGNGRTLDLSGGQNFKQQLTKQVCDKVLSQAKSLL; from the coding sequence ATGAAAACGCGTACTCATCGTATTGCCGCCGCCGGTATCCTGGTTGCCAGCATCGTGTCATTGCCGACCGCGCACGCGCAGCTCGGCGATCTACTCAAGCAAGGCGGCGACGCCGGTAACGGCGCGGGCGGCATCGCCGGCGCGCTCGGCAATCTCGGCGGCGCGGGCGGAGCGGCATCGGCAGGCTCGCTGCTCACGCCCGGCAGTACCGGCAACGTCGCGGGCCTGTTGCAGTTCTGCATCAAGAACAACTATCTCGGCGACGGCGGCGCTTCGTCGGTGAAGGACGCGCTGATGGGCAAACTCGGCGGCGGCGTCACGTCGGACAGCAGCTACGCGAGCGGCGCGAACGGCATTCTCGACGCCGGCAACGGCCGCACGCTCGACCTGAGCGGCGGACAGAACTTCAAGCAGCAGTTGACGAAGCAGGTTTGCGACAAGGTGCTGTCGCAGGCGAAGTCGCTGTTGTAA
- a CDS encoding response regulator transcription factor: protein MRILIAEDDSILADGLTRSLRQSGYAVDHVRNGVEADTALSMQAFDLLILDLGLPKMSGLDVLRRLRARNSNLPVLILTAADSVDERVKGLDLGADDYMAKPFALNELEARVRALTRRGAGGGPTVVRHGSLSFDQVGRIAYANDRVLELSARELGLLEVLLQRIGRLVSKEQLVDHLCEWGEEVSNNAIEVYVHRLRKKIEPSGVRITTVRGLGYCLEKAAPAANDAPAAAAPQPAASAASPSLR from the coding sequence ATGCGAATTCTCATCGCCGAAGACGACAGCATACTCGCGGACGGTCTCACCCGGTCACTCCGCCAATCGGGCTATGCCGTCGATCACGTGAGGAACGGCGTCGAGGCCGACACGGCCCTGTCGATGCAGGCGTTCGACCTGCTGATCCTCGATCTCGGCCTGCCCAAAATGTCCGGCCTCGACGTGCTGCGGCGCCTGCGCGCGCGCAATTCGAACCTTCCCGTGCTGATCCTGACGGCCGCCGACAGCGTCGACGAGCGCGTGAAGGGGCTCGATCTCGGCGCCGACGACTACATGGCGAAACCGTTCGCCCTCAACGAGCTCGAAGCGCGCGTGCGCGCGCTGACGCGGCGCGGCGCGGGCGGCGGGCCGACCGTCGTGCGGCACGGCTCGCTGTCGTTCGACCAGGTCGGCCGGATCGCCTATGCGAACGACCGCGTGCTCGAGCTGTCCGCGCGCGAGCTCGGGCTGCTCGAGGTGCTGCTGCAGCGGATCGGCCGGCTCGTGTCGAAAGAGCAGCTCGTCGATCACTTGTGCGAATGGGGCGAGGAAGTCAGCAACAACGCGATCGAAGTCTACGTCCACCGGCTGCGCAAGAAGATCGAGCCGAGCGGCGTGCGCATCACCACCGTGCGCGGCCTCGGCTACTGCCTCGAGAAAGCCGCGCCCGCGGCGAACGACGCGCCGGCCGCAGCCGCGCCGCAGCCGGCCGCCTCCGCCGCGAGCCCGTCGCTGCGCTGA
- a CDS encoding YXWGXW repeat-containing protein: protein MVDGRWSMVDGRWSMVDGRWSMVDGRWSMVDGRWSMVDGRWSMVD from the coding sequence ATGGTCGATGGTCGATGGTCGATGGTCGATGGTCGATGGTCGATGGTCGATGGTCGATGGTCGATGGTCGATGGTCGATGGTCGATGGTCGATGGTCGATGGTCGATGGTCGATGGTCGATGGTCGATGGTCGATTAG
- the pilA gene encoding type IV pilus assembly protein PilA, whose amino-acid sequence MWRASRLAAGRGRGFTLIELMIVLAIVGVVAAYAIPAYQDYLARSRVGEGLALAASARLAVAENAASGGGFAGGYVSPPGTRNVESIRVDDDTGQIVVAFTTRVAAAGANTLVLVPSAPDRADTPTARVALSKGVVQAGAITWECFVDGKASSSLPAPGAGPMPTDAPTLAGKLAPPECRA is encoded by the coding sequence ATGTGGCGCGCATCGAGGCTCGCGGCGGGGCGTGGCCGCGGCTTCACGTTGATCGAATTGATGATCGTGCTTGCGATCGTCGGTGTCGTCGCGGCGTACGCGATTCCCGCGTATCAGGATTACCTCGCGCGCAGCCGGGTCGGCGAGGGGCTCGCGCTCGCGGCGTCCGCGCGGCTCGCGGTCGCGGAGAATGCAGCGAGCGGCGGCGGTTTCGCGGGCGGCTACGTGTCGCCGCCGGGCACGCGCAACGTCGAATCGATTCGCGTCGACGACGACACCGGGCAGATCGTGGTCGCATTCACGACGCGCGTCGCGGCGGCGGGCGCGAATACGCTCGTGCTCGTGCCGTCGGCGCCGGACCGGGCGGACACGCCGACGGCGCGCGTCGCGTTGTCGAAGGGCGTCGTCCAGGCGGGCGCGATCACGTGGGAGTGCTTTGTCGACGGCAAGGCGTCGTCGTCGCTTCCCGCGCCGGGCGCCGGGCCGATGCCGACCGACGCGCCGACCCTGGCCGGCAAGCTCGCGCCGCCGGAATGTCGCGCGTGA
- the recA gene encoding recombinase RecA: MEESKKGSGLTAEKSKALAAALAQIEKQFGKGSIMRLGDGEAVEDIQVVSTGSLGLDIALGVGGLPRGRVVEIYGPESSGKTTLTLQVIAELQKLGGTAAFIDAEHALDVQYASKLGVNVPELLISQPDTGEQALEITDALVRSGSIDMIVIDSVAALVPKAEIEGEMGDSLPGLQARLMSQALRKLTGTIKRTNCLVIFINQIRMKIGVMFGNPETTTGGNALKFYSSVRLDIRRIGSIKKNDEVIGNETRVKVVKNKVSPPFREAIFDILYGEGISRQGEIIDLGVQAKIVDKAGAWYSYNGEKIGQGKDNAREFLRENPEIAREIENRIRESLGVAAMPQGANSEAEIMDEEE, encoded by the coding sequence ATGGAAGAAAGCAAGAAAGGCTCCGGGCTGACTGCCGAAAAGAGCAAGGCGCTTGCCGCCGCGCTCGCGCAGATCGAGAAGCAGTTCGGCAAAGGGTCGATCATGCGGCTCGGCGACGGCGAGGCGGTCGAGGATATCCAGGTGGTGTCCACGGGGTCGCTCGGCCTCGACATCGCGCTCGGCGTCGGCGGCCTGCCGCGCGGTCGTGTGGTCGAAATCTACGGGCCGGAATCGTCCGGCAAGACGACGCTCACGCTGCAGGTGATCGCCGAGCTGCAGAAGCTGGGCGGCACCGCGGCGTTCATCGATGCGGAACACGCGCTCGACGTTCAGTACGCATCGAAGCTCGGCGTGAACGTGCCGGAGCTGCTGATCTCGCAGCCGGACACCGGCGAGCAGGCGCTGGAAATCACCGACGCGCTGGTGCGCTCGGGCTCGATCGACATGATCGTCATCGACTCAGTCGCGGCGCTCGTGCCGAAGGCCGAAATCGAAGGCGAGATGGGCGATTCGCTGCCGGGCCTGCAGGCTCGCCTGATGTCGCAGGCGCTGCGCAAGCTGACGGGCACGATCAAGCGGACGAACTGCCTCGTGATCTTCATCAACCAGATCCGGATGAAGATCGGCGTGATGTTCGGCAACCCGGAAACCACGACGGGCGGCAACGCGCTGAAGTTCTATTCGTCGGTGCGCCTCGACATCCGCCGGATCGGCTCGATCAAGAAGAACGACGAGGTGATCGGCAACGAAACGCGCGTGAAGGTCGTCAAGAACAAGGTGTCGCCGCCGTTCCGCGAAGCGATCTTCGACATCCTGTACGGCGAAGGCATTTCGCGTCAGGGCGAGATCATCGATCTCGGCGTGCAGGCGAAGATCGTCGACAAGGCGGGCGCGTGGTACAGCTATAACGGCGAGAAGATCGGCCAGGGTAAGGATAACGCGCGCGAATTCCTGCGCGAGAATCCGGAAATCGCGCGTGAGATCGAGAATCGCATTCGCGAATCGCTCGGCGTCGCCGCGATGCCGCAGGGTGCCAATTCCGAAGCCGAGATCATGGACGAAGAGGAGTAA
- the moaC gene encoding cyclic pyranopterin monophosphate synthase MoaC, with translation MSGFTHFDAAGHAHMVDVGDKQETKRIAVARGAIRMLPDTLALIREGRAKKGDVLGVARIAAIQGAKRTADLIPLCHPLALTRVAVDFEFDDALPGVRCTAQVETLGRTGVEMEALTAVQVGLLTVYDMCKAVDRGMTITDVSVTEKRGGKSGDWKAGEAGA, from the coding sequence ATGTCTGGATTCACACACTTCGACGCCGCCGGCCACGCGCACATGGTCGATGTCGGCGACAAGCAGGAGACCAAGCGCATCGCGGTGGCGCGCGGCGCGATCCGGATGCTGCCCGACACGCTCGCGCTGATCCGCGAAGGACGCGCGAAGAAAGGCGACGTGCTCGGCGTCGCGCGGATCGCGGCGATCCAGGGCGCGAAGCGCACGGCCGATCTGATTCCGCTCTGCCACCCGCTCGCGCTGACGCGCGTCGCGGTCGACTTCGAATTCGACGACGCGCTGCCCGGCGTGCGCTGCACCGCGCAAGTCGAGACGCTCGGACGCACCGGCGTCGAGATGGAAGCGCTGACCGCGGTGCAGGTCGGGCTCCTGACGGTCTACGACATGTGCAAGGCCGTCGACCGGGGAATGACGATCACCGACGTGAGCGTGACGGAAAAGCGCGGCGGGAAGTCGGGGGATTGGAAGGCCGGCGAAGCGGGTGCGTGA
- a CDS encoding PglL family O-oligosaccharyltransferase: MPSSFLRSLSLIALAVALILPYAVTNHTYPIPTFYSEFAAFALYWVLGATVVLLVKAERTAQPFAAPLALVAPLGFGAVLLAQVALLPLRQPSMNWLAVGYLLGALVAMQSGYALARANMADMVARMIAGATIVGGIFAVASQLVQLFHLEPTFSPFVVSYGVSVDRRPYGNMAQANHLATYIAFALAGALYLVQTRRMPALAWAALSVFLSVGLALTVSRGPWLQVGVMVVAGFWMAFAQGRRDPAASRARAWAIPIVLGALFVAVNVAVRWVNVHYHLGLAESAADRMRDAGQIAPRLALWKYGLTMFREHPLLGVGWGEFPIHQFELVRKLGGVEIANNSHDIFIDLLAKSGLLGIGVLVVALVAWFVRALRVPHTESRVFGFALVGILLMHALVEYPQQYTFFLLPVMFVIGLLETKPLRVLPGRAAFALFAALSVAGLVSLYPVLRDYQRAEVLYYGTNPAEQYRENPSLLFGAWGDYGAATLLAISRDNLPAKLAAHERAIALLPGETVLRRYAVLQALDGREADALDTVERLRVFAEELHDWPVQLAALYKLLDDQPSLKSFKAALVATYGTPASTVSADDEEDDSDD; the protein is encoded by the coding sequence ATGCCTTCCTCTTTTCTGCGTTCTTTGTCGCTGATCGCGCTTGCAGTCGCCCTGATCCTGCCGTATGCGGTCACGAACCACACGTATCCGATCCCGACCTTCTATTCCGAATTCGCCGCGTTCGCGCTGTATTGGGTGCTCGGCGCGACCGTCGTCCTGCTCGTGAAAGCCGAGCGCACCGCGCAGCCTTTCGCGGCGCCGTTGGCGCTCGTCGCGCCGCTCGGGTTCGGCGCGGTGCTGCTCGCGCAGGTCGCGCTGCTGCCGCTGCGTCAACCGTCGATGAACTGGCTCGCGGTGGGCTATTTGCTCGGCGCGCTCGTCGCGATGCAGTCGGGCTACGCGCTCGCGCGCGCGAACATGGCCGATATGGTCGCGCGGATGATCGCGGGCGCGACCATCGTCGGCGGCATCTTCGCCGTCGCCAGCCAGCTCGTGCAGCTGTTCCATCTGGAGCCGACGTTCTCGCCGTTCGTCGTGTCGTACGGCGTGAGCGTCGATCGCAGGCCGTACGGCAACATGGCGCAGGCGAATCACCTCGCGACCTACATCGCGTTCGCGCTCGCGGGGGCACTCTATCTCGTGCAGACGCGCCGAATGCCGGCGCTCGCGTGGGCGGCGCTGTCGGTGTTCCTGTCCGTCGGGCTCGCGCTCACCGTGTCGCGCGGGCCGTGGCTGCAGGTGGGCGTGATGGTCGTCGCCGGCTTCTGGATGGCATTCGCGCAGGGCCGGCGCGATCCGGCAGCAAGCCGGGCGCGCGCGTGGGCGATTCCGATCGTGCTCGGTGCGTTGTTCGTCGCGGTCAACGTCGCGGTGCGCTGGGTGAACGTGCACTACCACCTCGGCCTTGCCGAATCGGCCGCCGACCGCATGCGCGACGCTGGCCAGATCGCGCCGCGCCTCGCGCTCTGGAAATACGGCCTCACGATGTTCCGCGAGCATCCGCTGCTCGGCGTCGGCTGGGGCGAGTTCCCGATTCACCAGTTCGAGCTCGTGCGCAAGCTGGGCGGCGTCGAGATCGCGAACAACTCGCACGACATCTTCATCGATCTGCTCGCGAAGTCCGGCTTGCTCGGCATCGGCGTGCTGGTGGTCGCGCTCGTCGCGTGGTTCGTACGCGCGCTGCGCGTGCCGCACACGGAGAGCCGCGTGTTCGGCTTCGCGCTCGTCGGCATTCTGCTGATGCACGCGCTGGTCGAATATCCGCAGCAGTACACGTTCTTCCTGCTGCCCGTGATGTTCGTGATCGGCCTGCTCGAGACGAAGCCGCTGCGCGTGCTGCCGGGCCGCGCCGCGTTCGCGTTGTTCGCGGCGCTGTCCGTGGCGGGCCTCGTATCGCTGTATCCGGTGCTGCGCGATTACCAGCGCGCGGAAGTGCTGTACTACGGCACGAATCCGGCCGAGCAGTACCGCGAAAATCCGTCGCTCCTGTTCGGCGCATGGGGCGATTACGGCGCGGCGACGCTGCTCGCGATCTCGCGCGACAACCTGCCGGCGAAGCTCGCCGCGCACGAACGCGCGATCGCGCTGCTGCCGGGCGAAACCGTGCTGCGCCGCTACGCGGTGTTGCAGGCGCTCGACGGCCGTGAGGCCGACGCGCTCGACACGGTCGAGCGGCTGCGCGTGTTCGCGGAAGAACTGCACGACTGGCCGGTGCAGCTCGCCGCGCTGTACAAGCTGCTCGACGATCAGCCGTCGCTGAAGTCGTTCAAGGCGGCGCTCGTCGCGACGTACGGCACGCCTGCTTCGACCGTATCGGCAGACGATGAGGAAGACGACAGCGACGATTGA